ATTCTACAAGGAAACCAAGTATTAATACGTAATTCACTACTGACCAAGTGACCATGCACTATTTAATTGACTACAATAAATACTATGGTGTAAATTACTAAATTACCCTTTTTAATATAAAAAATTCCCATGAATAGTAGCTGACCTGTTTTGTAttgataatattgatattgataaagtCACCATTTTAACCCTTTAACTTTCCTGTATAATATTTCATAAACATTATATTTCTATATGGAAACCAAGTATTAAGTAATTCACTACTGACCATGCACTATTTAATTGACTACAATAAATACTATAATGTAAAAATTACTAAACATCCTGGAGATGGAACCGTGGACTTTCAAGCCGTGCTACCTCAGAGCTAAACTCAATAATTAACCTTCTTAACTCGTATTCTAAGCAAGACAAAGCCATGGACTCGTGGAATTGGAGCCTATCCTCTAACGGTAATTTCACTACAAAAAAGTTATCTACTTTAATTGATGAAAAAATCTTGAGTGGCTATTCGCGTACAAACTCCGAGACTCTTAAAAATTATTTGGTGCCAAACAAATTAGAGATCTTCATATGGAGGGTACTCAAAAGACGGCTCCCAGTCCGTATCGAACTTGATAAGCGAGGTATTGACTTGGATTCCGTTAGGTGCCCTATTTGTGACGATGACGTGGAATCTTTAGATCACCTTTTATTCTTCTGTCGAGTTTCAATGGATGTATGGGATAAAGTGTATAAGTGGTGGGGTTTAGATGCGGTTACTAACCTTAGTATAAGCGAAGCTTTTCGTGGGAAATGTAACCGTAATCTAAGCCATCTTGAATCGTTGGTGTGGCAAGCAATTGAATGGACGTGTGCTTCTTTTATTTGGAGAAATCGTAACCAAAAAGTGTTCACTAATTCTTGTTGGAGTGTCCCGGTTTTGATGATGGAAATTCAACTTAAGTCGTTTGAGTGGATATCGAATCGTATCAAGGATCGTAAGTTGGATTGGCTCATTTGGATTTCAGACCCATGCTCGAGTCTTGCTAGAATACGGGTTTAAGTTTGGTTGCTCTCTCAGCAGCTCTCCTGCCTGGATCTCGGCTTTCATATGCTCCTGTTTTATCTATGTTCCAGTTGGTCTTGTTCAATGTTTTCGTGTTTTCATGTATGTAGTTATCCCGCTTAGTCTGCAGTTGGTTTCATGTATGTAACGTAGTTTGCTGATATTTCGTTTCTATCCCATGTAATGGATTTTGGGCCCCCATCTTGTGCCCTTTTCGTTATAATATATtgcttttcgaattttttttttttattactaaaattactttTTTAGAAtaaatcattaataatattgataatcttgTCACCattgataatattgataatcttGTCACCATTTTAACCCTTCAACTTTCCTGTATAATATTTCATAAATCATTAATCTGACATAATTCTATAAGGAAACCAGGTATTAATACGTAATTTACTACTCACCATCAGGGGTGTGCATGGTAGAATAAAAAAAATCGAGAACCGAAATAGAACTGACTCAAATTAAAACCAAAATATCCGAAATTATTTGGTCCGGTGTTTGGTCCATATTTTTCCATTTTTTCGGGTATCGGTCTGGTCTTGGTCAAACCTGAAATACCCGAAGTTTTGGACCGAACcggatgatttgatatatatatggtaGATTCATAAGAGAATAAATACCGTGttctattttatttattaatgaaaTGACTCCTACATACCATATTACATACAATATATGATACTCCGTACCATATTACATTTATAATaccatattacatttatttatttatttatttataagataactatgttttatatattaaagtTGTTATATATTAAATACTTAGCTATGAATGCATGAATACGTTTGTCTTTGtaaacaactagattacataatgtattgtatattatgtctcATTCTGTTACTCACAGTAAAAAGAAATTAAAGTTAACTAGTTTAATAGGTAAATATGTATAAGATGGTAAGAAATTGAGTTATTTTAAATGGGTCGGGTATTTACCCAGACCGCTTGGACCGAAACTACAGTCGGACCGAACCGAACCGTTTATAAATTGTCCGGTCCTCGGTACTTATTTTCATAAAATTTGAGTTTCGGTCTAGTCCGGGTATTATCTGGTTCGGTCCGGATATGGACCATGCACAACCCTACTGACCATGCACTATTTAATTGATTACAATAAATACTATGGTGTAAAACTACTAAATCAGTCTTTTGGAATAAAAAATTCTCATGAATAGTAGCTCTTTGTCACAACCCAACAACTTTGTgacccaacccactaagattataactcaaatcatggaaggcccaagaagcATATAGAAGATATCTAGAATTCTCTCCTtgattcttccatggaatggtatagaaactccatagatatttctaggtcatgaagtttctagtacttagatcataGCCATTGATTTAGTTTAATCATAACTATCCATTTTGATGtaagagtagtataaataggggtggcctcatttggcacaccacacctcaaatctcaaacattctctcttgtaaagcattctcaagcaatataagtattttcttcaattccacttgttctataatattttctcttttggttacttgaatcatttaaggtccgagtaaggctgacttagtagagactaagtgccgcacgtgagcttatcgagataagtccgtgacatttggtatcaagagcaaggtcgattcaaggagatggcaaccgagaccgagaagaatgtgagcgcaacaagtggtgtgatgggtgatgagactcgtggtcgggtagagactcgccaaggagccaagaagaaccgaggtacgtccaaagactttgtcgcaaacttggacaagaggatcatggatgtagagacatctatggacgacgtgaaa
This window of the Rutidosis leptorrhynchoides isolate AG116_Rl617_1_P2 chromosome 7, CSIRO_AGI_Rlap_v1, whole genome shotgun sequence genome carries:
- the LOC139859173 gene encoding uncharacterized protein; amino-acid sequence: MDSWNWSLSSNGNFTTKKLSTLIDEKILSGYSRTNSETLKNYLVPNKLEIFIWRVLKRRLPVRIELDKRGIDLDSVRCPICDDDVESLDHLLFFCRVSMDVWDKVYKWWGLDAVTNLSISEAFRGKCNRNLSHLESLVWQAIEWTCASFIWRNRNQKVFTNSCWSVPVLMMEIQLKSFEWISNRIKDRKLDWLIWISDPCSSLARIRV